TTGCGAACATGAGGAGCTCGCTCTGTCTCGACATCCTTATCCTGAGCGAGTTCTTGCCGTCCGGGCCCTGGATCACGGCGACGAAGCTGTTCGAGAGGCCTGTTTTTTTCAGCGAGATTGCCTCTTGCTCCGTGACTATCGCGTCCCTGCCCTTGCCGAGCGCGGAGCTGACTGCTGCGCACTGCTCCGCGGACAGGAATACGTCCGGCATGGTCCCTTGCTCCAACTTCTGGCACTCCACCTCCGAGATGCCGTCGTCGGTCGCGTTGAATTCGATCGCCATTTCGGCGAGGCCAGCCTGATTCTGATTGATGCCGCTTCCATGCGAATTCGACTGGGACGATTTCTTCGGGGGGGTGTAGTTCTGCGCGTAGAGCGGTGTGGCCGTAGCCATCCCCCTCTGCCTGTTGATCAGCGATATCTCTGATATGAATTCGTCGGAGAATTTCATTTCCCTGAGGGCGTTTTCATCGGGGCCGGCTATGGCCCCGTCCGCCATCGCCGATCTTAATACGTTGCACTGAGCCGGCGCAATGTAGTCCTCGGAAAACACGTTGCCGCTGAATTCCTTGCATGTCTCCGCCGATAGACCGTCGTCGCGCAGATACGCAGCCAGGACCTGTCTTGCCATCATAGATTGTGACACTATGCCTCCCTGGGCAGAGGGGAATGCCCATATGCCGTCTGGTTATCGACTGTCCGTTCGGAAAGTTGCCTGAATTCTGTCCGGCGCCGCAGATTATCTGTTTGTATAACTATATGATCTAACAAGTTTTCTGAGGGCGAAGCTGCAGTGGTCAAGTTTCCCACGCGTTGCTGCGTTGGCACGGAGGTTGCTGTATAATCCGTGTGGTGACTATTGGAGGGGATATGGCGCTGGACATCAAGAATATGGGCGAGTCGCTGAGGGGGATGGCATCCGAGGAGGAGGCCGGCTCCACCATCCATGCGAGGCGCGAAGAGGGCGATGCGAGCCTGACGCTGTCGGTGGATCCCGCGGGGGATGTGGAGATGACCTATTATGTCGCCGACGGAGACAGGGCGGTGACGATCCACGGCGCGGAGGCGATAGTCCAAGGACCCGGAGGGGACATACGCTATTACAGGATCAATGCGGGTCCTGAGGGAACGAAGGTGGAGGGGGAAGAGCCGGCGCGCGATTCGAAGCTGGTCTTGAGCGCCATGGCCATGCTCGACCGCGCCGTGGCAAATCTCAACGGCCCGGAGGATTTCAAGAGGTTCAATCCGTTTGAGGATGAGCCTCTCTGATCAGAGAGGCGAATCGTTCGAGCGTTTCTTCCACGTCGACGTCTTCAGTCACATCGAGACCGACCGTTGTGCCGAGGCTGCCGTCCGCAGCCGAGGATATCCGCTGAACGGTGTTGAACGAGAGCTTCGATGAGTCCATCGTGCCGAAGGCGCCGCCGTAGAGGCTGCGGTGGATGCTCTCATTGGCGTCTATGAAGTCGAGCGCGCGTTCATGCGGTGCGCCGGTGAGACGGTGCGACGGCAAGAGTCCCATCAGCGCGTCGATCGCGGAGATCTCGTGCGAAAGCGTCCCCTCGAAAGTCATGCGCCTGGCCGATTCGGTCGGCGGATCCAGGCGGACAGAGAGGGGGCGTCCGCCCTCGCACAGCTGCGCGAGTCTGGACGCGACCTCTTCCGATATCGAGCGCTGGGTCCATCGGTCGCATTCCTCGTCAGCTGCGAACGAGAGGGTGGACCTCAAGGCGCGGTCCTCGGTCCTGATGAGGGCCTCCGAAGAGCTGACCATGTACGCAGACCCCTCGTGCGTGAACATGGCGCGCAGCTCCCCATCCTTCGTGCTGTCGAGGAACTCTCGCAGGGCGCAACCCTCCTGTTCAAACCGCTGGCTGTGGCGCACGAGGTGTATGCGGTCCACGCTCTCCGAGCGCAGCCATTGCCTGGCGGAGAGCAATATCTCCTTGAGCTCAGCGTCGTCCGGCGCGACCCTGAGATCAGGGGGTTCCCTTGACTGCGATGCGGATTCCCACGTGCGCCGCGGCCCGGATTTAAGGATTTCGAGGAAGATATTCGCTCTCTCCTCCGCTTCATCCGCGTCATCGCCGTTTGCCACCAGGGTTGCGGTCCCTTCCGCGTGATCGAAGAGCGCCGCGACCGGATATATCCCCAGCCTGCATTGCGAATGTCTGGAGAACCCCCTGGCCGGCTCTTTGCCGCGGAGCGCCCTGGCCCCTTCGAAACCGATGTAGCCGGCGATCCCTCCGCTGAACGGCAGATACGGGTCCCGGGCCATTGCGGCTGCACGGCCTGCGAAGCGCGTCAGCGCGGAATATGGATTGTCTATGGTGGCGTGGCCGTCCGTCGTGACGAAGGCG
This portion of the bacterium genome encodes:
- a CDS encoding chorismate-binding protein, with the translated sequence MPRLPIAIPVGGRSFEDTVLAFSDLPGFFCIDARRAHASSGRCSIVSALPTGTFSIAGAFVTTDGHATIDNPYSALTRFAGRAAAMARDPYLPFSGGIAGYIGFEGARALRGKEPARGFSRHSQCRLGIYPVAALFDHAEGTATLVANGDDADEAEERANIFLEILKSGPRRTWESASQSREPPDLRVAPDDAELKEILLSARQWLRSESVDRIHLVRHSQRFEQEGCALREFLDSTKDGELRAMFTHEGSAYMVSSSEALIRTEDRALRSTLSFAADEECDRWTQRSISEEVASRLAQLCEGGRPLSVRLDPPTESARRMTFEGTLSHEISAIDALMGLLPSHRLTGAPHERALDFIDANESIHRSLYGGAFGTMDSSKLSFNTVQRISSAADGSLGTTVGLDVTEDVDVEETLERFASLIREAHPQTD